In the Ilumatobacteraceae bacterium genome, one interval contains:
- the modA gene encoding molybdate ABC transporter substrate-binding protein has translation MHRTRSSAVRLIGVVAGLIAVVASCGGDERVVVFAASSLTDVFERLELEFEAAHPDVDVIVNVAGSSSLVAQLADGAPVDVLVTADQDTMATAVASTTMAGDPVVLARNELVIVVERGNPLAIGSLDDLSDDVVVVLAAPDVPAGAYSRAVLACAGVDVDPASLEQSVRSVAAKVALGEADAGLVYRTDVSDDLDAVELPDACQVTADYPIVVVVDAPAARRFVEFATGSAGADALSDEGFVLP, from the coding sequence ATGCACCGAACACGGTCGTCGGCCGTTCGCCTGATCGGTGTCGTGGCGGGACTGATCGCGGTCGTGGCATCGTGCGGCGGTGACGAGCGCGTCGTCGTGTTCGCCGCTTCGTCGCTGACCGACGTGTTCGAGCGTCTCGAACTCGAGTTCGAGGCAGCTCACCCCGACGTCGACGTGATCGTCAACGTCGCCGGTTCCTCCTCGCTCGTCGCGCAGTTGGCCGACGGCGCCCCGGTCGATGTCCTCGTCACCGCCGACCAGGACACGATGGCGACGGCGGTGGCGTCGACCACGATGGCCGGTGACCCGGTCGTACTGGCTCGCAACGAACTCGTGATCGTCGTCGAGCGGGGAAATCCGCTCGCGATCGGATCGCTCGACGACCTCTCCGACGACGTCGTCGTCGTCCTCGCCGCACCGGACGTGCCCGCCGGCGCCTACTCGCGTGCGGTATTGGCGTGTGCGGGCGTCGACGTCGATCCGGCGTCGCTCGAACAGAGCGTCCGGTCGGTCGCAGCCAAGGTCGCGCTCGGTGAGGCCGACGCCGGCCTCGTGTACCGCACCGACGTGTCCGACGATCTCGATGCCGTCGAGCTGCCCGACGCCTGTCAGGTGACCGCTGACTACCCGATCGTGGTCGTCGTCGACGCACCGGCCGCCCGCCGGTTCGTCGAGTTCGCGACCGGGAGCGCCGGAGCCGATGCGTTGTCCGACGAGGGCTTCGTGCTGCCGTGA
- a CDS encoding ABC transporter permease produces the protein MTATTRGRPKLPMSVIVLGLLGVAFFVMPFIGLLIRAPVGSIPDVLVDDGVRTALVLSLVTSVTTTALAIVLGVPVAWLLARSALPGRRFVRVLCTLSMVLPPVVAGVALFLALGRRGVIGEPLDDAFGITLPFTMAAVVVAQLFVAMPFLVLTVDAALRALDPAAEDAARTLGASEWYVFRRVTVPSIRPALVSGIVLTWARALGEFGATITFAGSLPGVTRTVPLATYLALENDPEQAILLSLVLVAVSFIVLFGLRERWVGAAFGARP, from the coding sequence GTGACCGCCACGACGCGAGGACGGCCGAAGCTGCCGATGTCGGTGATCGTCCTCGGCCTGCTCGGGGTCGCGTTCTTCGTGATGCCGTTCATCGGACTGCTGATCCGTGCTCCCGTCGGGTCGATCCCAGATGTGCTGGTCGACGACGGCGTCCGCACCGCGCTGGTGCTCTCACTCGTCACGTCGGTGACGACGACCGCCCTGGCGATCGTGCTCGGCGTGCCCGTCGCATGGCTGCTCGCCAGGAGTGCGCTGCCGGGCCGCAGGTTCGTCCGGGTGCTGTGCACGCTCTCGATGGTGCTGCCGCCGGTCGTCGCCGGCGTTGCGCTGTTCCTCGCGCTGGGTCGGCGCGGCGTGATCGGTGAACCGCTCGACGATGCGTTCGGCATCACCTTGCCGTTCACGATGGCGGCCGTCGTCGTCGCCCAGTTGTTCGTCGCGATGCCGTTCCTCGTGCTGACCGTCGACGCTGCGCTGCGCGCGCTCGACCCGGCGGCGGAGGATGCCGCGAGGACGCTCGGCGCGAGCGAATGGTACGTGTTCCGCCGGGTGACGGTGCCGTCGATCCGACCGGCGCTGGTCTCGGGCATCGTGCTGACCTGGGCCAGGGCGCTCGGTGAGTTCGGAGCGACGATCACGTTCGCCGGCAGCCTGCCCGGCGTCACGCGCACGGTGCCGCTCGCGACCTACCTCGCGCTCGAGAACGACCCGGAGCAGGCGATCCTGCTCAGCCTCGTGCTCGTCGCGGTGTCCTTCATCGTGTTGTTCGGCCTGCGCGAGCGTTGGGTGGGCGCTGCGTTCGGGGCGCGGCCGTGA
- a CDS encoding ABC transporter ATP-binding protein, with amino-acid sequence MTLTVQGAVQLDGFRVDIDLEVGAGETVALLGPNGAGKSTVLRAIAGLIPLTSGRIELDGTPWDAPEVFVPPAGRRVGAVFQSYRLFDHLDARENVAFGLRARGMRRGDARAAAVAALDRLGVASIADRYPADLSGGQAQRVAVARALVGDPSVVLLDEPMAALDVSARSAVRHELADWLAAVGASRLLVSHDPVDAHVLADRVVVLEAGAVTQRARLSELAAAPSSAYIADLVGTNLLRGTLAGGALQVANEVVIHVGAHDAPDGPVIATIRPAAIALHRDHPEGSPRNVWQAEVAGVERADDRVRVRIGGDLDLVVEVTAAGFGSLGVDVGDTIWASVKASEIRVVADA; translated from the coding sequence GTGACGTTGACGGTGCAGGGTGCTGTGCAGCTCGACGGGTTCCGGGTCGACATCGACCTCGAGGTCGGTGCCGGCGAGACGGTCGCGCTGCTCGGGCCGAACGGGGCCGGCAAGTCGACCGTGCTCCGGGCGATCGCCGGATTGATCCCGCTCACGAGTGGCCGGATCGAACTCGACGGCACGCCGTGGGATGCGCCGGAGGTGTTCGTGCCGCCGGCAGGTCGACGTGTCGGCGCCGTGTTCCAGTCGTACCGACTGTTCGATCACCTCGACGCCCGCGAGAACGTCGCGTTCGGTCTGCGTGCCCGTGGGATGCGTCGCGGAGACGCCCGTGCGGCGGCCGTTGCTGCGCTCGATCGCCTCGGGGTCGCTTCGATCGCCGACCGGTACCCCGCGGATCTGTCGGGCGGGCAGGCGCAGCGGGTCGCCGTGGCACGGGCACTCGTGGGCGACCCGTCGGTCGTGCTGCTCGACGAGCCGATGGCGGCACTCGACGTGTCGGCACGGAGTGCGGTACGCCACGAACTCGCCGACTGGCTGGCGGCGGTGGGGGCGTCTCGTCTGCTCGTGAGTCACGATCCGGTCGACGCGCATGTGCTCGCCGACCGTGTCGTGGTGCTCGAGGCCGGAGCCGTCACGCAGCGGGCGCGCCTGTCGGAGCTGGCCGCCGCACCGAGTTCGGCGTACATCGCCGACCTCGTCGGGACCAACCTGCTGCGGGGGACCCTCGCCGGCGGAGCGTTGCAGGTGGCGAACGAGGTCGTCATCCACGTCGGTGCCCACGACGCGCCCGACGGCCCGGTGATCGCAACCATCCGTCCGGCGGCGATCGCACTGCACCGTGACCATCCCGAGGGCAGCCCACGCAACGTGTGGCAGGCGGAGGTCGCCGGCGTCGAGCGTGCGGACGACCGGGTGCGCGTCCGGATCGGCGGCGACCTGGATCTCGTCGTCGAGGTCACCGCTGCCGGATTCGGATCGCTCGGTGTCGATGTCGGCGACACGATCTGGGCGTCGGTCAAGGCGTCCGAGATCAGGGTCGTCGCCGACGCGTGA